A window from Myripristis murdjan chromosome 11, fMyrMur1.1, whole genome shotgun sequence encodes these proteins:
- the nr1d2b gene encoding nuclear receptor subfamily 1 group D member 2b yields MESTKAGGVIAYISSSSSASSPESCHSDSSDGSYQSSSPPHSSSPSHRQSAQPANPVLPAGSQNLPGPQKTGRSSSATKCGITKINGLVLLCKVCGDVASGFHYGVHACEGCKGFFRRSIQQNIQYKKCLKNESCPIMRINRNRCQQCRFKKCLMVGMSRDSVRFGRIPKREKQRMLLEMQSAMNNMMNSSQLHSQLHSSQTLPIAKPLPACSVEPTSKDTGPAPSCSPSSSPRSSQSDSSSDPEPAVAMDISPSSASSSASDSGEEEVIGSVTRAHQETFMYNQEQSSLAAEASGPPCLQDCGSPKTTTNTRIEERQEAWNNQNNLVSMAAQDPPSSLGPQGPNGPRLEDNTPNHCPYRLSSSTAAGHCPAYAHGSFKGQFTEAPSSAGFSGQLWRGGNRMHLVCPMNTSPHVDPQKSGHGVWEEFSHSFTPAVREVVEFAKKIPGFRDLSQHDQVSLLKAGTFEVLVVRFSSLFDVKDRTVTFLGGKKYSVDTLRAMGAGDLLNSMFDFSEKLTNLGLSEEEMSLFTAVVLVSADRSGIENVNSVEALQETLIRALRSLITKNHPNESAIFTKLLLKLPDLRSLNNMHSEQLLAFKVHS; encoded by the exons ATGGAGTCCACAAAAGCTG GGGGCGTAATAGCCTAcatcagctcctccagctctgcgTCCAGCCCGGAGTCATGCCATAGCGACTCCTCTGACGGCAGCTACCAGTCGTCGTCTCCACCCCACTCATCCTCTCCGAGCCACCGCCAGTCGGCTCAACCAGCCAACCCTGTGCTCCCGGCCGGCAGCCAGAACCTTCCTGGGCCTCAGAAAACTGGccgctcctcctctgccactaAATGTGGCATCACAA AGATCAACGGCCTGGTGCTGCTGTGCAAAGTGTGTGGTGACGTGGCCTCTGGTTTCCACTACGGTGTCCATGCCTGCGAGGGCTGCAAG GGCTTCTTCAGGAGGAGCATCCAGCAGAACATCCAGTATAAGAAGTGCCTTAAGAACGAGAGCTGCCCCATCATGAGGATCAACAGGAACCGCTGCCAGCAGTGCCGTTTCAAGAAGTGTCTGATGGTGGGAATGTCCAGAGACT CTGTGCGCTTTGGTCGGATCCCCAAGCGAGAGAAACAGCGCATGCTGCTGGAGATGCAGAGTGCCATGAACAACATGatgaacagcagccagctgCACAGCCAGCTCCACAGCAGCCAGACGCTCCCCATCGCCAAACCACTACCTGCCTGCTCAGTAGAGCCCACCTCCAAGGACACTGGCCCCGCCccttcctgctctccctcttcctcgCCCCGCTCCAGCCAATCGGACTCCAGCTCCGACCCGGAACCTGCGGTAGCCATGGACATTAGTCCCAGCTCAGCCTCATCCAGCGCGTCAGACAGCGGTGAGGAGGAGGTGATCGGATCGGTGACCAGGGCCCACCAGGAGACCTTCATGTACAACCAGGAGCAGAGCAGCCTGGCGGCCGAGGCCTCCGGTCCCCCATGCCTCCAGGACTGCGGCTCCCCAAAAACCACCACCAACACTAGGatagaggagagacaggaagccTGGAACAATCAGAATAACTTGGTCAGCATGGCAGCCCAGGATCCTCCTTCTAGCCTGGGACCCCAAGGCCCCAACGGCCCCCGCCTAGAGGACAACACCCCCAACCACTGCCCTTACAGACTGTCCAGCAGCACTGCCGCTGGCCACTGTCCAGCCTATGCACACGGGTCATTCAAAGGTCAGTTCACCGAGGCTCCATCCAGCGCAGGCTTCAGTGGGCAGCTGTGGAGAGGAGGCAACAGGATGCATCTG GTTTGTCCGATGAACACGTCTCCTCATGTGGACCCTCAGAAGTCTGGCCACGGGGTGTGGGAGGAGTTCTCCCACAGCTTCACCCCTGCTGTCCGGGAGGTGGTGGAGTTTGCCAAGAAGATCCCTGGTTTCAGAGACCTCTCTCAGCATGACCAGGTCAGCCTGCTGAAGGCTGGCACCTTTGAG GTGTTGGTGGTCCGCTTCTCTTCTCTGTTTGATGTGAAGGATCGTACTGTGACCTTCCTGGGTGGGAAGAAGTACAGCGTGGACACCCTGAGGGCCATGGGCGCCGGAGACCTCCTCAACTCCATGTTTGACTTCAGCGAGAAGCTCACAAACCTCGGCCTGAGCGAGGAGGAGATGAGCCTCTTTACCGCGGTGGTTCTAGTCTCTGCAG ATCGCTCCGGGATTGAGAACGTGAACTCGGTGGAGGCCCTGCAGGAGACGCTGATCCGTGCACTGCGGAGTCTCATCACCAAGAATCACCCCAACGAGTCTGCCATATTCACCAAGCTGCTGCTCAAGCTGCCGGACCTGCGCTCCCTCAACAACATGCACTCTGAGCAGCTGCTGGCCTTCAAGGTCCACTCCTGA